A window of Mucilaginibacter sp. PAMC 26640 contains these coding sequences:
- a CDS encoding phosphate starvation-inducible protein PhoH, with product MSKDNTDRKRKIFVLDTSVILYDHNAFENFQEHDVAIPIQVLEELDNMKSGNDTRNFEARSFIRLMDDLSRNRLINQWMPLNGKSKGSFKVIMDVKNSSADAEVVFGSDKIDHRILNAALGVQFENPDKKVILVSKDICLRLKAKSLNLYAEDYETGKVKNIEELYSGKTVLNKVTDKLLGKLNKNDAIPAGDFDLQPRSNQFYILNSKNATASVFYNKQTDMMEKVMEQPVLNIHPRNPEQAFAIHALLHPDIKLVTIQGNAGTGKTLLALASALEQRKYYRQIFVTRPIVPLSNKDIGFLPGDVKSKIDPYMAPIWDNLKFIKDQFAEDEKMQAKIDELVANDKISITPLAFIRGRTLSKIFFIVDEAQNLTPHEVKTIISRAGESSKFVFTGDIYQIDTPYLDAESNGLSYLIDKAKGHPLYAHVTLQKGERSELANLATELL from the coding sequence ATGAGTAAGGATAATACCGATAGAAAAAGGAAAATATTTGTGCTGGATACATCCGTGATCCTTTACGATCATAATGCGTTTGAGAACTTTCAGGAGCACGATGTAGCAATACCGATACAGGTACTTGAGGAACTGGATAACATGAAGAGCGGTAACGATACGCGTAATTTTGAAGCGCGCAGCTTTATCCGCCTGATGGACGACCTTTCGCGTAATCGACTCATTAATCAGTGGATGCCGCTTAACGGTAAGAGCAAGGGCAGCTTTAAAGTGATAATGGATGTAAAAAACAGCAGTGCAGATGCCGAAGTTGTTTTTGGATCAGACAAGATAGACCACCGCATTTTAAATGCAGCCCTGGGCGTACAGTTTGAGAATCCGGATAAAAAGGTAATTCTCGTATCTAAAGATATTTGTTTGCGGCTTAAGGCCAAGTCGCTTAATTTGTATGCGGAGGATTATGAAACGGGGAAAGTTAAAAACATAGAGGAGCTTTACAGCGGCAAAACGGTGCTTAATAAAGTTACCGACAAGCTACTGGGAAAACTCAACAAAAATGATGCTATTCCTGCGGGAGATTTTGATCTTCAGCCAAGAAGTAATCAATTTTACATTTTAAACAGTAAAAACGCCACCGCCTCGGTTTTCTATAACAAACAAACCGACATGATGGAAAAGGTGATGGAGCAGCCGGTACTCAACATCCATCCCCGGAACCCCGAACAGGCATTTGCTATACATGCTTTACTCCATCCGGATATTAAACTGGTAACCATACAAGGCAATGCCGGCACGGGCAAAACGCTGTTGGCATTAGCCAGTGCGCTGGAGCAACGCAAATACTACCGGCAAATTTTTGTAACGCGGCCCATAGTGCCGTTAAGTAATAAGGATATCGGGTTTTTACCGGGTGATGTAAAATCTAAGATAGACCCCTATATGGCGCCGATTTGGGACAACCTCAAATTCATCAAAGACCAGTTTGCCGAAGATGAAAAGATGCAGGCTAAGATAGATGAACTGGTAGCCAACGATAAAATTTCCATAACGCCACTGGCATTTATTCGCGGGCGTACGTTGAGCAAGATTTTTTTTATAGTAGATGAGGCGCAGAACCTTACCCCGCACGAAGTGAAAACAATTATTTCAAGAGCGGGGGAGAGTAGCAAATTTGTTTTTACCGGTGATATTTATCAGATAGATACCCCCTACCTGGACGCGGAAAGCAATGGTTTATCCTACCTGATTGATAAGGCAAAGGGGCATCCGCTATACGCGCACGTTACCTTGCAAAAAGGGGAAAGAAGCGAACTGGCTAATCTGGCTACTGAGTTATTGTGA
- a CDS encoding HopJ type III effector protein, translated as MNQELNTLLTGLKTNTVAFKKVLEFIDTYFLHQPTAFKNGNLYNEASQNQGSARVFAIAKINNLTVDDTLLLFAEHYQAVLADPVGTDHQNIRQFMSHGWAGIEFEGVSLIAKS; from the coding sequence ATGAATCAAGAGTTAAACACTTTATTAACAGGTCTCAAGACAAATACAGTAGCATTTAAAAAAGTGCTGGAATTTATAGATACTTATTTTCTGCATCAGCCGACGGCTTTTAAAAACGGTAATTTGTACAACGAAGCATCCCAAAACCAGGGTAGTGCCAGGGTTTTTGCAATTGCAAAAATAAATAATTTGACAGTAGACGACACTTTGTTGCTTTTTGCAGAGCATTACCAGGCCGTATTGGCTGATCCAGTTGGGACCGATCATCAAAATATCAGGCAGTTTATGTCCCATGGATGGGCGGGAATCGAATTTGAAGGAGTGTCGTTGATTGCCAAATCCTGA